The segment TGAAATTCGTAAAGAATTTGAAAGTTTGAGGACTGAAAAAGAACAATTGCAAAATTTATTGTCCTCTCATGTAAAGCAATGGAAAATAATTTCAGAAGAAATTACAAAAATTCGCAAAACTTTTGGTCCTGATACGGTCTTAGGAAAAAGGCGCACAACATTTGAGGAAGCTCCAAGGCATGATATTGAAGATATTCACCAAGCGATGATCGAAAAAGAGCCGGTAACGATTGTTATTTCTGAAAAAGGTTGGATGCGTGCTTTAAAGGGGCATTTAAGTGATTACAAAGCACTCTCCTTTAAAGAAGGAGATGGCTTAAAGATAGCATTTCCAGCATTTACTACAGACAAAATTATGGTGATAAGTACTGGTGGAAAGTTTTTTGCTATTTCTGCAAATAATTTGCCTGGGGGGCGAGGTCATGGTGAACCAATTCGTATTTTAGTGGATATGGATGATGATCACGATCTCTTGACCGCTTTTGTCTATAACGCACAAGAAAAACTTCTGTTAGTTTCCTCTCATGGAAATGGCTTTATTGTATCAGCAGCTGAAGTTATTGCCAATACACGAAAAGGTAAGCAAGTTATGAATGTGAAGTCTCCTGATAAAGTCAAGCTTTGTGTTCCAGTAAAAGGCGATCATATTGCAGTGGTTGGTGAAAATCGCAAAATGCTTGTTTTTGCTATTGAACAAATACCAGAAATGATTCGCGGTAAAGGTGTTCGTTTACAACGTTACAAAGAGGGGGGCATTGTCGATGCAAAAACCTTTAATTTATCAGAAGGTTTAAGTTGGCAAGATACGGCTGAACGCTGCTTTAATCGTCAAGCTGATGATCTCATTGAGTGGATGGGAATGCGTGCTGGAAGTGGACGTTTGGTACCAAAGGGTTTTCCAAAATCAGGAAAGTTTAACAACTGAATTTATAGAAACTTAATTTTTTTAATTACATGTTTCTTATCACAACAGTATTATTCATTTTTCATAACAGCATCTATTCGTTAGGATTGTGATGATGAGGTCTAAAAAGATGTCCACGTTCGGCATATAAAACGAGCAGGATGGCTATGAGGCTGAGAAAGAAAAACGCTGCTGAATTGGGTATCGTTGTTTCATCAAATTGTTGTGCAATAAAAAAGCCAAGACTGGTAGCAATGGACGTTTGAAGAAAACCAGAGACAGAAGATGCTGTTCCAGCAATTTCACCGACAGATTCGAGAGCAAGTGTATTACAATTGGCCATAATGCCGCCGCAGGCAAACATCAATATACAAAATAGCAGCATGTAAAGGGGAAAAGGCATAACGCCATTTGTTACGAGGGAACCAATAAACCAAATACATGAAGTGATGCAAAAGAGTAAAAGCATCGTATGGGCGATACGCCGCATGCCAAGACGTCCAACAAATTGAGAATTAAAGAATGATGATAGAGCTTGAAAAGCAGCACCGACAGCAAAGGCAATTGGAAAATAGAGCCCTAGATTATAAATCCCTTCATATGTTTGCTGCGATGTATTAACAGAAGTAAAAATACAGCCTAAAATAATAGAAGTTGCTAGTGTGTAGCAAAGTGTTGTCCGATTGGTGATAACAACCCACAAGTTATGCCTGATTGAAGAAAAGGAAAGAGAACGTTGTCTGTAAAGAGTTTCAGGCAAGCGCAGTTGAATCCAAATCATCAGTGCAAAACCAATAATCGCCATGACGATAAAAATAATTTGCCAGTTTCCAAATAATAAAATGAATTGTCCTGTTGCCGGTCCAATCATGGGGGCAATAAGAAAAACCATCATAGCGATAGACATAACTTCTGCCATTTTTCGACCACTATAAAGATCGCGTACAACAGAAACGGTAAGCACACGCATAGCCGCTCCTCCTATACCTTGTAAAATACGCAACATAAGCAATAGAGAGAAATGAGAGACAAAAGCACAACCAATGGCCGTAAAGGAATAAAATGCAAGGCCAATGAGAATAAGTTTACGACGTCCATACCGATCACTTATGGGACCAAAAAATATTTGTGAGATACCATAACTTATCAGATAACCAGAGATGATATAATGTTGATCATTTTCATTGATAACATTTAAACTGTTCAAAATATCTGGCATGGCTGGAAGCATGATATCAACGGCTATAGAATTGATAGCCATGAGTGCACCAATGAGAATAACAAATTCTTTATAGCCAATTCTTTCTCTAATTGTATTACTATGCTCTTGCTCGTCGATTGAGTATGACATATGGCATCCTTGAAATAAAAACTTCGACTGAACACAGCGCTACAACTGAACACAGCTCTATAAAAGAATAAAAAATCTACTTTAAGAGGTCTCTATAATTTACTGCAAGAAACGCCTTTCTCTTTTAGCAGTTCTTGCAATTCATTATTTTGGAACATTTCTTTAACAATATCACAGCCTCCAACAAATTCACCTTTGATATAGAGCTGTGGAATTGTTGGCCAATTTGAATAATCTTTGATTCCTTGAC is part of the Bartonella machadoae genome and harbors:
- a CDS encoding multidrug effflux MFS transporter encodes the protein MSYSIDEQEHSNTIRERIGYKEFVILIGALMAINSIAVDIMLPAMPDILNSLNVINENDQHYIISGYLISYGISQIFFGPISDRYGRRKLILIGLAFYSFTAIGCAFVSHFSLLLMLRILQGIGGAAMRVLTVSVVRDLYSGRKMAEVMSIAMMVFLIAPMIGPATGQFILLFGNWQIIFIVMAIIGFALMIWIQLRLPETLYRQRSLSFSSIRHNLWVVITNRTTLCYTLATSIILGCIFTSVNTSQQTYEGIYNLGLYFPIAFAVGAAFQALSSFFNSQFVGRLGMRRIAHTMLLLFCITSCIWFIGSLVTNGVMPFPLYMLLFCILMFACGGIMANCNTLALESVGEIAGTASSVSGFLQTSIATSLGFFIAQQFDETTIPNSAAFFFLSLIAILLVLYAERGHLFRPHHHNPNE